The genomic stretch gtcccagagggttttggggggccctgggggggttttgggggtgtctgggggtccctgggggggtcagggggggtctaggaggtttttggggggggctggggttttgttggggggtccacggggggttttggggggggtttggggggttcttgagtgtttttgggcatccctggggggagatttgggggtcccagagagctttggggggggccctgggggggttgggggtccctgggggttttgggggtccctggggggtctgggggggtctaggaggtttttgggggggtctggggcttTGTTGGGGGGTCcacgggggttttggggggggtttgggggttcttGAGTGTTCTGGGGATTCCcgtggggagatttgggggtcccagagggcttcGGGGGGGACCTTGagggggttgggggtccctgggggggttttgggggggtctagtggggtttttggggggggggctggggctttgtTGGGGCGTCCGCAGGGGCTTTTttaggggggtttgggggggggttcttGAGTGTTTTGGGGGATCCctggggggagatttgggggtcccagaggattttggggggccctgggggggttttgggggtgtctgggggggctcagggggggtctaggaggttttggggggggggctggggtttTCTTGGGGGGTCtgcggggggttttggggggggtttggggggttcttGGGCATTTTGGGGGATCCctggggggagatttgggggtcccagagggttttggggggccctgggggggttttgggggtccctgggggggtcaggggggtctAGGAGGTTTTCGgggagttttgggtttttgggagttttggggggggtccctgggggggggggtttctgggGGCCCCAGagagttttggggggggggggggcatgggggcgtttcggggggtcccagagggttttgggggtccctggggggggtttagggtgggccctgggggggggtttctgggggtcccagaggggttttgggggggctgaaGGGGTTTtagggggggccctggggggggggagggtccctggggggggggttgggggggatccACAAAGGCTTGTTTTGGAgaggggggggggtcctgtgttttggggggtccctggggtttgggtgggggggggacacacacgtggtttttgggggggtcccgggggttttgggggggggggggtgtccctgcccctcacgtgtctgtgtccccccccccccagcaggagTCGGGGGAGGGGGGCCCGAAAGCGGCGGgcggaggaaggggggggggaggggggggtgcgcTGGAAGCTGACGGACgaaccccccccgccgccgcccccccccccaagcgcaaggggggccccccccgcccgcgcGCCCCCCCCCGACGGGGCCCCCCCCAAGCGCAAGAGGGAGACGGACCCCAAAAGAAGGTGAGAAAACGCAGGGGGGggccccccatttccccctccccccccccccaccccccccttggtgctgggggggggggcgggggtcccgTTACCCCCACCcgggtgtccccaatgtcccctctgtgtccccgtcccccccctgtCAAGGTGGAGGCAACGGACGGGGCGCCGTGGGGGGGCCCCCCTgaactgcagccccccccccccggggggccgGCCCCCGCCTccggccccccccgaccccgagGTGAGtcacccccgtgtcaccccccccccccccccccatgtcacccccttgtccctgtgtcaccccctGTCACTGGGGGGGGGCAtgtgtccgtccgtccgtccgtcccccccccccaaaagccccctcGGGCGTCCCCGGGGTGgttgggggtgtccccagggcccccccaatGTCCCTAGagccccccccagtgtccccagccccccccccaggtccccaagggtgtccccagtgccccccccaggtccccaaagttgtccccagggcccccccccagcgtccccagggccccccgccgtgtccccagggacacccccaatgtccccagggccccccccacgtccccaagggtgtccccagtgccccccccagggcccccccccatgtccccaagggtgtccccagtgccccccccagggacTCAAAGttgtccccaggacccccagcgtcccccaggggccccccccatgtccccaagggtgtccccagggccccccccaggtccccaaagttgtccccaggacaccccaatgtccccaggccccccccacgtccccagaccccccccccacgtccccaagggtgtccccagtgccccccccagggccccccccacgtccccaacagtgtccccagggccctccccaggtccccaaagttgtccccaggacccccaatgtccccagggccccccctacgtccccagggctgtccccagggctgtccccgggTTCCCTGGGGCTCCCTGTGGTGTCTCCTGGGTTGTCCCCGTGGCCCCGGGCTTTGTCCCCTCGTCCCCGAGGTTGGGCCCCGGGGTTTGTCCCCTCGTCCCCGTGttttgtccccttgtccctggggTTGGTCCCCGGGGTTTGTCCCCTCGTCCCCGGGctttgtccccgtgtccccgaggCTTGTCCCGTTGTCCCCGGGGTTTGTCCCCTCGTCCTTAGGGTTTGTCCCCGTGTTTTGTCCCCTCGTCCCTGGGGTTGGTCCGTGGCTTTTGTCCCCTGAGGCTTGTCCCGTTTTCCCTGGGctttgtccccgtgtccctggggCTTGTCCCTGGGTTTTGTCCCCTCGTCCCTGGGTTTTGTCCCCTTGTCCTTGGGTTTTGTCCCCCTTGTCCCTGGGTTTTGTCCCCTCGTCCCTGGGGTTGGTCCGTGGGgtttgtccccatgtccctgagGCTTATCCCATTTTCCCTGGGCTTTGTCCCCATGTTTTGTCCCTGGGGTTTGTCCCCTCGTCCCTGGGCTTTGTCCCTGTGTCGCTGAGCCTTGTCCCGTTGTCCCCAGGGTTTGTCCCCATGttttgtccccttgtcccctcatCCCTGGGctttgtccccgtgtccccagggttTGTCCCTGAGctttgtccctgtgtccctgaggcttgtccccttgtccccgggctttgtccccttgtccctgggctttgtccccttgtccctgggcTTTGTCCCCGTGttttgtccccttgtccctggggtttgtccccttgtccctggggTTTGTCCCTGTATCCCTGAGGCTTGTCCCGTTGTCCCCGGGgtttgtccccgtgtccctgggcTTTGTCCCCGTGTTTTGTCCCCTTGTCCGCGTGTTTTGTCCCTGTGTCCTTGGCATTTGTCCCTGTGttttgtccccttgtccctgtgTTTTGTCCTGTCATCCCTGGGGTTGGTCCCTGGCCTtaatccccatgtccccagggtttgtccccatgtcccctgggtTTGTTCTCTTGTCCTTGGGATTTGTCCCCGTGTTTTGTTCCCTCGTCCCTGTGttttgtccccttgtccctggggTTTGTCCTGTCATCCCTGGGGTTGGTCCCCGGGgtttgtccccgtgtccccgtgtttTGTCCCCTCGTCCCTGGGTTTTGTCCCTGTATCCCTGAGCCTTGTCCCGTTGTCCCTGGAGTTTGTCCCCTGTCCCTGGGCTTTGTCCTGTCATTCCTGggctgtgtccccatgtccccggggtgtgtccctgtgtccccgcgGTTTGTCCCCGTATCCTTGGGATTTGTCCCCGTGTTTTGTCCCCTCGTCCCTGGGctttgtccctgtgtccctgagGCTTGTCCCGTTGTCCCCGGGGTTTGTCCCCCTGTTCCTGGGCTTTGTCCTGTCATTCCTGGGCTttgtccccacgtccccggggtgtgtccccgtgtccccacggtttgtccccttgtccctgggcTTTGTCCTGTCATTCCTGGGctttgtccccatgtccccggggtgtgtccccgtgtccccacggtttgtccccttgtccctgggcTTTGTCCTGTCATTCCTGGGctttgtccccatgtccctggggtttgtccccgtgtccccgtgtttTGTCCCCTCGTCCCTGGGctttgtccctgtgtccctgagCCTTGTCCCGTTGTCCCCGGGGTTTGTCCCCTTGTCCCGGGGCTTTGTCCTGTCATTCCTGggctgtgtccccacgtccccggggtgtgtccccgtgtccccgcgccccccgcctgcccccccccccgcggtgtccccagcTGACGGGGTGCCGCAGGGCCGGACGCGGCAGCGGGAGCGCCTGGAGCGGTTCCGCCAGATGTGCCGGCTCCTGGAGCGGGTCCCGGCCCccgccagctccagctccagctccagctccggcTCCGACTCGGGGGGgtcgccccccccgccctgcagcccccccgcccccgacgaCGACGACGAGGACGACGAGGACGAGGACGATAACGAGCGCCCCAATAACggggcggccccccccgccgccaaaCCCCCCCTGGGCGGCCGCGCTGGGGgggccgccgccgtcgccgccgccgggccgggggacAAGGGACGTCTGAGGGCCTGGCCCTTGgtgccgtcccccccccggccccccgcccccctggaGAGGCAcgtggtgagacccccccccgccagccccgacCCCGACCGCCTGCCCCTGGACAGCGGGGACGCCCACGTCATGCAGAGGGACGTCTGGCTGGGGGTCTTCCTGCACCTCTCCCCCCGCGAGCTCTGCGTCTGCATGCGCGTCTGCCGCACCTGGAGCCGCTGGTAGGggcaactgggggcactgggagcaactgggagcactgggaggggggctagGGGTCATACGGGGGGGACTggagtggggtttgggggggatttgggggtcctgggggtcttcCTGCACCTCTCCCCCCCCGAGCTCTGCGTCTGCCGCACCTGGAGCCGCTGGTAGGggcaactgggggcactgggagcaactgggagcactgggaggggggctagGGGTCATATGGGGGGGACTggagtggggtttgggggggatttgggggtcctgggggtcttcCTGCACCTCTCCCCCCCCGAGCTCTGCGTCTGCCGCACCTGGAGCCGCTGGTAGGggcaactgggggcactgggagcaactgggagcactgggaggggggctaggggttgtactgggagtactgggggccgtactgggagcactgggggggatttgggggtcctgggggtcttcCTGCACCTCTCCCCCCGCGAGCTCTGTGTCTGCATGTGCGTCTGCCGCACCTGGAGCCGCTGGTAGGggcaactgggggcactgggagcaactgggagcactgggaggggggctaggggttgtactgggagtactgggggccgtactgggagcactgggggggatttgggggtcctgggggtcttcCTGCACCTCTCCCCCCGCGAGCTCTGCGTCTGCATGCGCGTCTGCCGCACCTGGAGCCGCTGGTAGGggcaactgggggcactggg from Larus michahellis unplaced genomic scaffold, bLarMic1.1 SCAFFOLD_465, whole genome shotgun sequence encodes the following:
- the LOC141737193 gene encoding F-box/LRR-repeat protein 19-like, translated to MCRLLERVPAPASSSSSSSSGSDSGGSPPPPCSPPAPDDDDEDDEDEDDNERPNNGAAPPAAKPPLGGRAGGAAAVAAAGPGDKGRLRAWPLVPSPPRPPAPLERHVVRPPPASPDPDRLPLDSGDAHVMQRDVWLGVFLHLSPRELCVCMRVCRTWSRW